In the genome of Petrotoga olearia DSM 13574, one region contains:
- a CDS encoding glycosyltransferase: protein MKILIIGYMHPKFDKRVHRTVKTLSKVHEIIYQYWTNKDEKEYIDGNIKYIPIKDIKGAKGSPLKKLISRGPLDKKICDLVSEENYDILYMHHFLASRPLEPFKIAKKRNKKIIYDIHEYHPENFLADLEGIIGNLKVKTVWRFFKKQLELSDLAIFVSEETRNDAVNKTNIDIEKTYIIPNYANFIIKPDIQKKRKEIVLVGKVTRKIEDEKKILKSLIEKGFKFKVIGMDSKEFIDIAHESTEFLPYDEMMNELAKALFSLISYNTVKNRDYKNDIFALPHKFYDSLAAGTPVIVKSSFVSMAKQVENLGLGVVIDPANLEESVEKITNAYKNYENIIKNVEKHQKEFIWNEEKERKFVDLISHVTK from the coding sequence ATGAAAATACTAATCATTGGTTACATGCACCCAAAATTTGACAAAAGAGTACATAGAACAGTTAAAACTCTTTCTAAAGTTCATGAGATTATTTACCAATACTGGACCAATAAAGATGAAAAAGAATATATAGATGGAAATATAAAATACATCCCCATAAAAGACATCAAAGGGGCAAAAGGCAGCCCTTTGAAAAAACTTATAAGTAGAGGGCCTCTCGATAAAAAAATATGCGATTTGGTATCTGAAGAAAATTACGACATCCTATACATGCATCATTTTTTAGCAAGCAGACCTTTGGAGCCCTTTAAAATAGCCAAAAAAAGAAATAAAAAAATAATTTACGATATTCACGAATACCATCCCGAAAATTTTTTAGCAGATTTAGAAGGAATTATTGGAAATTTAAAAGTGAAAACCGTCTGGAGATTCTTTAAAAAGCAGTTAGAACTCTCGGATCTGGCAATATTCGTTTCAGAAGAAACAAGAAATGATGCTGTTAACAAAACGAACATAGATATAGAAAAAACGTATATTATACCCAATTACGCAAATTTTATTATAAAACCCGATATTCAAAAAAAGAGAAAAGAAATTGTCTTAGTTGGTAAAGTAACAAGAAAGATAGAAGATGAGAAAAAAATCTTAAAATCTTTAATCGAAAAGGGTTTTAAATTCAAGGTTATAGGAATGGATTCAAAAGAGTTTATAGACATTGCTCATGAATCTACAGAATTTTTACCTTACGATGAAATGATGAATGAACTAGCTAAGGCCTTGTTTTCTCTAATTTCTTACAACACCGTCAAAAACAGAGATTATAAAAATGACATTTTCGCCTTGCCTCACAAGTTTTACGACTCCTTAGCTGCAGGCACTCCTGTTATTGTAAAATCTTCTTTTGTCTCAATGGCTAAACAGGTAGAAAATTTAGGCTTAGGAGTAGTTATAGACCCAGCTAACTTGGAAGAAAGTGTTGAAAAGATTACTAACGCATACAAAAATTACGAAAACATCATAAAAAACGTTGAAAAACACCAAAAAGAATTTATTTGGAATGAAGAAAAAGAAAGAAAATTTGTTGATCTGATATCTCACGTAACCAAATAA
- a CDS encoding LacI family DNA-binding transcriptional regulator: MREIYMKTMKEIAKMAGVSQSTVSRVINNNPNVSPEIKRKVLEYIRKYNYQPNRTARSLVKNKSFLIGIVLPELTNPYFPEILESLEEEANYYNYNIVLSITYGSLQREKEQIEMLLSRRVDGLIINPTDLSHVEHIIKIKSIIPTVICAQDLDGFDYVTVDHYLAGKTVAKYLINKGHINIGYIGYLKDKKLKGFYEEIIANNLNFNEDNYLMDPEEISDFKKNSEKKLLKKIIDNNITAIYTINDIIATKVINMLIKNKMKVPDDIAVVGFDNTIICNLTNPPLTSVAQPTREIGRRSVDILVKKIEKTDSHSEYNLDQIFLPPRLVIRKST, encoded by the coding sequence ATGAGGGAAATTTATATGAAAACAATGAAAGAAATTGCCAAAATGGCTGGAGTTTCTCAATCAACTGTTTCAAGGGTGATAAATAATAATCCTAACGTCAGCCCTGAAATCAAAAGAAAAGTTTTAGAATACATTAGAAAATACAATTATCAACCAAATAGAACGGCTCGAAGCCTTGTCAAAAATAAAAGTTTTCTTATTGGAATAGTACTACCTGAATTAACGAACCCTTATTTCCCAGAAATACTAGAATCATTAGAAGAAGAAGCAAATTACTATAATTACAACATTGTACTGTCAATCACTTATGGTAGTCTTCAAAGAGAAAAAGAACAAATAGAAATGCTTTTAAGTAGAAGAGTCGACGGGTTAATCATAAATCCAACAGATTTATCGCATGTTGAACATATAATTAAAATCAAATCGATCATACCTACAGTCATATGTGCCCAAGATTTAGACGGTTTTGATTATGTAACAGTTGACCACTATTTAGCGGGAAAAACCGTTGCTAAATATCTAATAAATAAGGGACACATAAACATCGGATATATTGGATATTTAAAAGATAAAAAATTAAAAGGATTTTATGAAGAAATCATAGCTAACAATTTGAATTTTAACGAAGATAATTATTTAATGGATCCTGAGGAGATATCTGATTTCAAAAAAAACAGTGAAAAAAAGTTATTAAAAAAAATAATAGATAACAATATAACAGCAATCTATACTATAAACGATATTATAGCAACAAAAGTGATCAATATGTTGATAAAAAATAAAATGAAAGTTCCGGATGATATAGCGGTGGTAGGTTTTGATAACACCATAATTTGTAATTTAACAAATCCACCATTAACCAGCGTTGCACAGCCCACCCGTGAAATCGGTAGAAGAAGTGTTGATATATTAGTCAAAAAAATAGAAAAAACCGATTCACACTCAGAGTATAATTTAGATCAAATTTTTCTACCACCTAGATTGGTGATAAGGAAATCCACATAA
- the aglA gene encoding alpha-glucosidase AglA — MTAIKVGIIGAGSAAFSLRLVSDLCKTKGLSGSLVSLMDIDKDRLNAVHMLAKKFAEEFGADLRFETTTNVEDPIKDSSFVVNTALVGGHSYFEQVRNISEKHGYYRGIDSQEFNMVSDYYTISNFNQLKFMHDVAKAIERISPKAWLLQAANPVFELTNLITRTVPINMVGICHGHHGVDQIIEKLGLDTEKVEWQVAGVNHGIWLTKFMYEGKDAYPLIDELLEKEVKNFKPTNPFDDQISLVAKDMYEFYGKMPIGDTVRNGSWKYHYNLETKKKWFGEPWGGVDSELGWKWYQDRQAEIALAMQKVAKYFQENKNAKLLSKESFNEIISQTKNDVKEEFTKEIYNLLDPERKSGEQHILLANALLNNEKVDLVLNLPNNGTIPGIPDDVAVEIPVYADKDGIHRYKIDPALPERITKMYLYPRIMRMEWALEAFLTGDRKVLEEFLIRDPRTESYDQVVKVIDEILALPGNEEMRKHYSKK; from the coding sequence ATGACAGCTATCAAGGTAGGGATCATTGGAGCAGGAAGCGCAGCATTTTCTTTAAGATTGGTTAGCGATCTTTGTAAAACAAAGGGATTATCAGGAAGTCTAGTATCCTTAATGGATATAGATAAAGACAGATTGAACGCAGTACACATGCTTGCTAAGAAATTTGCAGAAGAATTTGGAGCAGATTTGAGATTTGAAACTACAACAAATGTTGAAGACCCAATAAAAGACTCAAGTTTTGTTGTAAATACTGCCCTTGTTGGAGGGCACAGTTACTTTGAACAGGTAAGAAATATTTCAGAAAAACACGGATATTACAGAGGAATAGACTCACAAGAATTCAACATGGTTTCAGATTATTACACAATAAGCAATTTCAACCAATTAAAGTTCATGCATGATGTTGCAAAAGCTATTGAAAGGATATCTCCGAAGGCATGGCTTTTGCAGGCAGCAAACCCTGTCTTTGAACTAACAAATTTAATAACAAGAACGGTCCCAATAAATATGGTTGGAATATGCCATGGCCATCATGGAGTAGACCAAATAATTGAAAAATTAGGATTAGATACGGAAAAAGTCGAATGGCAAGTAGCTGGGGTAAATCATGGAATATGGTTAACAAAATTCATGTACGAAGGAAAAGATGCCTACCCCCTAATTGATGAATTATTAGAAAAAGAGGTTAAAAACTTCAAACCCACCAATCCATTTGATGATCAGATCTCTCTAGTTGCAAAAGATATGTATGAATTCTATGGAAAAATGCCCATTGGAGATACTGTCAGAAATGGAAGCTGGAAATACCATTACAACCTTGAAACAAAGAAAAAATGGTTTGGAGAGCCATGGGGAGGCGTTGATTCAGAATTAGGATGGAAATGGTATCAAGACAGACAAGCAGAGATTGCATTAGCAATGCAAAAAGTTGCCAAATATTTCCAAGAGAATAAAAACGCCAAACTACTTTCAAAAGAATCATTCAACGAGATAATTTCTCAAACAAAAAACGATGTAAAAGAAGAATTCACAAAAGAAATATACAACTTGCTAGATCCTGAGAGGAAAAGCGGCGAACAACATATATTGTTGGCAAATGCTTTATTAAACAATGAAAAAGTAGATCTTGTTCTCAATTTACCGAATAACGGTACTATACCTGGCATTCCAGACGATGTAGCCGTCGAGATTCCTGTGTATGCCGACAAAGATGGAATCCATCGTTATAAAATAGACCCAGCACTTCCAGAAAGGATAACAAAGATGTACCTATACCCAAGAATTATGAGAATGGAATGGGCATTAGAAGCATTCCTAACTGGAGATAGAAAAGTACTTGAAGAATTTTTGATCAGAGATCCACGTACCGAATCTTACGACCAGGTAGTAAAAGTTATTGATGAAATTCTTGCTTTGCCAGGTAACGAAGAAATGAGGAAGCACTACAGCAAAAAATAG
- a CDS encoding DeoR/GlpR family DNA-binding transcription regulator has product MTKVMRQDRILEILEREKSANIEDLARELDVSMVTLRRDISELYKKGLIEKFYGGIRKKRNNLSEAQFFERMKLNQDKKEKIAELALKFITRDSTLFLDASSTCYILAQKIAQKKEFLNIVTNNLYTALALCENPTHNVVVAGGTLDNKNGVTVGVIPENMMKEIRVEKAFFSCSAFSFEEGTFENLPQSASIKKIVAENCNEIYMLVDSSKFGKKSIMKTFEIEEIDKFITDTFNEDLYKIFSDKFVY; this is encoded by the coding sequence ATGACAAAAGTTATGAGGCAGGATAGAATTTTAGAAATTTTAGAGAGAGAAAAATCTGCTAATATAGAAGATTTGGCTCGAGAGTTGGATGTATCTATGGTAACTTTAAGAAGGGATATTTCAGAGCTTTATAAAAAAGGGCTAATTGAGAAATTCTACGGAGGTATAAGAAAAAAGAGAAATAATTTATCTGAAGCTCAATTTTTTGAGAGAATGAAACTTAATCAGGATAAAAAAGAAAAGATTGCTGAGTTAGCCTTAAAATTTATAACTCGAGATTCGACTTTGTTTTTAGATGCAAGTAGTACTTGCTATATTTTAGCTCAAAAAATAGCTCAAAAAAAAGAGTTTTTGAACATTGTAACTAATAATCTCTACACTGCATTGGCACTCTGTGAAAATCCTACTCACAACGTTGTAGTTGCAGGTGGAACATTAGATAACAAAAATGGTGTAACTGTTGGGGTAATTCCCGAGAATATGATGAAAGAAATCCGTGTAGAAAAAGCCTTTTTTTCTTGTAGTGCCTTTTCTTTTGAAGAAGGCACATTTGAAAATCTTCCACAAAGTGCAAGTATAAAAAAGATAGTGGCAGAAAATTGTAATGAAATATATATGCTTGTTGATAGTTCTAAGTTTGGCAAAAAATCTATAATGAAAACATTTGAAATAGAAGAAATAGATAAATTTATCACGGATACTTTTAACGAGGATTTATACAAAATCTTTTCAGATAAGTTTGTTTATTAA
- a CDS encoding class II aldolase/adducin family protein, giving the protein MLEEQLKKEVAEFAKLVWDRKLTDGTGGNMSIKYGDKIYITPTSTIKHFLTEKDIITVDKNGNKIDGLKEPSSERKMHIKIYEKTNDVNAIIHAHPVYATSFAITFEKLPINALPESSLVLDPITYIPYQMPGTQEFADAFNEGLEKGSRVFVLQNHGVTVAGKDMNEAYVKLETLEFLSQVSFISKLYSNVNEIPDEKIAAFKEFFRRNKEEQ; this is encoded by the coding sequence ATGCTAGAGGAGCAATTAAAAAAAGAAGTTGCAGAATTTGCAAAATTAGTATGGGACAGAAAACTGACAGATGGAACAGGCGGAAATATGAGTATAAAATATGGAGACAAAATATATATTACTCCAACATCGACTATAAAACACTTTCTAACAGAGAAAGATATCATCACAGTAGATAAAAACGGAAATAAAATTGACGGGCTCAAAGAACCTTCTTCAGAAAGAAAAATGCATATTAAAATATACGAAAAAACAAATGATGTAAACGCAATTATTCATGCTCACCCAGTATATGCTACCTCTTTCGCGATCACCTTTGAGAAATTACCAATAAATGCTCTTCCTGAATCTTCTTTAGTATTGGATCCAATAACCTATATCCCCTATCAAATGCCTGGAACCCAGGAATTTGCAGATGCCTTTAACGAAGGTTTAGAAAAAGGATCTCGTGTATTCGTTCTCCAAAACCATGGTGTTACCGTTGCGGGAAAGGACATGAATGAAGCATATGTAAAGTTGGAAACTTTAGAGTTTCTCTCTCAAGTTTCATTTATTTCAAAACTCTATTCTAACGTGAATGAAATACCAGACGAGAAAATAGCTGCATTCAAAGAATTTTTCAGAAGAAACAAGGAGGAGCAATGA
- a CDS encoding rhamnulokinase, whose protein sequence is MKYLHLAIDLGASGGKVMAGNIHNDKLILSEVNRFSNSPVEINGISYWNILNLYNHIIDSIQIAQKNDQKILSLGIDSWGVDFGLLNENGYLINNPIHYRNMFKTNTMQEAIEKAGKKWIYEHSPTQFQPFNTLYQILAYQKYAPDFVKISKDLLMIPSLLNYFLTGKKAIDFTMATTTQIYNHRKRKWDDEIMKKFDIPDILPEIVPAGTKIGKIKIDVLNNNSNIDVILPASHDTGSAYAAIASDPSDTMFISLGTWCLTGAIVNEVPYNEELMENNLAAEGCLDGSFRILANVTGMWLIQGIIKSLNLPDNSDTYQKITEMAQNAKPFSSYINVDDPSLQNPQDMIQAIIQQSIKDNDTVLNETSQVIRTALEGIAFKVNEVKEKLSKILEIEFKRIHVVGGGTRNELLCQFIADATGLTVLTGPIEGTAVGNLVSQLYALELVKNFEEARDLIKRSFEFQCFKPKEHDIWKEAFISFQKKK, encoded by the coding sequence TTGAAATATCTACACTTAGCTATCGATCTCGGGGCGTCAGGTGGAAAAGTAATGGCTGGTAACATACACAATGACAAACTTATATTGAGTGAAGTAAACCGTTTTTCAAATTCCCCGGTTGAAATAAATGGAATATCTTATTGGAACATTTTAAATTTGTATAATCATATAATTGATAGCATTCAAATAGCTCAAAAAAATGATCAAAAGATACTATCCTTAGGAATAGACAGTTGGGGAGTGGACTTCGGACTTTTAAACGAAAATGGTTATTTAATAAACAATCCAATTCATTATAGAAATATGTTTAAAACGAATACAATGCAAGAGGCAATAGAAAAAGCTGGCAAGAAATGGATATATGAACATTCTCCAACACAGTTTCAACCGTTCAATACGTTGTACCAAATATTAGCCTACCAAAAATACGCCCCAGATTTTGTCAAAATATCAAAAGATCTTTTGATGATCCCATCATTATTAAATTACTTTTTAACCGGTAAAAAAGCTATTGACTTCACAATGGCTACAACTACTCAAATTTATAACCATAGAAAAAGAAAATGGGACGATGAAATAATGAAAAAGTTTGACATTCCTGATATATTACCTGAAATAGTACCTGCCGGTACAAAAATCGGTAAAATAAAAATAGATGTTTTAAATAACAATTCAAACATAGATGTAATTCTTCCAGCCAGTCACGACACAGGGTCCGCATATGCCGCAATTGCTTCAGACCCCTCAGATACCATGTTCATTAGCTTAGGAACATGGTGCTTGACTGGTGCCATTGTTAATGAGGTCCCCTACAACGAAGAACTCATGGAAAACAATTTAGCCGCAGAGGGTTGCTTGGATGGATCTTTTAGAATATTGGCAAACGTAACAGGAATGTGGTTAATCCAAGGTATTATAAAAAGTCTCAACTTGCCGGATAATAGCGATACTTATCAAAAAATTACAGAAATGGCACAGAACGCAAAACCATTTTCTTCTTATATCAATGTAGATGATCCTTCTTTACAAAACCCTCAAGACATGATACAGGCAATAATTCAACAATCTATAAAAGATAACGATACCGTTTTAAATGAAACATCTCAAGTCATAAGAACGGCGTTGGAAGGGATTGCCTTCAAAGTAAATGAAGTTAAAGAAAAACTATCAAAGATATTGGAAATCGAGTTTAAAAGGATCCATGTGGTAGGTGGAGGAACCAGAAATGAATTACTTTGTCAATTCATTGCGGATGCAACAGGACTAACTGTTTTAACTGGCCCTATTGAAGGAACAGCCGTAGGAAACTTAGTCTCTCAGTTATACGCCTTGGAACTTGTAAAAAACTTTGAGGAAGCAAGGGACTTAATAAAAAGATCTTTCGAATTTCAATGTTTTAAGCCAAAAGAACATGATATCTGGAAAGAGGCTTTTATTTCTTTTCAAAAGAAAAAATGA
- a CDS encoding pyroglutamyl-peptidase I yields the protein MKVLVTGFEPFGGDKINPTEKIIDSLTNEKFEEVSIVTKVLPVVFKKADEILTELMAKHKPDISIHLGLAGGRSSISLERVAINLMDARIPDNENYQPKDEQLRKDGETAYLSKLPIKEIVNELRKEGIPSVVSNTAGLYVCNEVMYLSLYHSEKFGFPIKTGFIHVPYLPEQVIEKFLTNGQNIPCLPLDLQVKAVKIAIQKTIKL from the coding sequence ATGAAAGTATTAGTTACTGGTTTTGAACCTTTTGGGGGCGATAAAATAAATCCAACAGAAAAAATTATCGACTCCCTAACAAATGAAAAGTTTGAAGAAGTTTCAATAGTTACAAAGGTCCTACCTGTTGTGTTCAAAAAAGCTGATGAAATTTTGACAGAACTAATGGCAAAACACAAACCTGATATCTCAATTCACTTAGGATTAGCGGGTGGTAGGAGCAGTATAAGCTTGGAAAGAGTAGCTATAAATCTGATGGACGCTAGAATCCCCGATAATGAAAATTATCAACCAAAAGACGAACAATTAAGAAAAGATGGGGAAACAGCTTACCTATCTAAACTACCTATAAAAGAAATAGTCAACGAATTAAGGAAAGAGGGAATCCCTTCTGTTGTTTCTAATACTGCTGGATTATATGTCTGCAACGAAGTTATGTATTTAAGTTTGTATCACTCTGAAAAATTTGGATTTCCTATTAAGACAGGTTTTATCCATGTTCCTTATCTACCAGAACAAGTCATTGAAAAATTTCTCACAAATGGTCAAAATATACCTTGCCTGCCGTTAGACTTACAGGTAAAAGCAGTGAAGATAGCAATTCAAAAAACTATAAAATTATAA
- a CDS encoding 5-oxoproline transporter, DUF969 family subunit, whose translation MAWLPILGVLIVVLGLALGSKFNINPLISVLLGGFVSGLLGGLSVVQILEVIGSSFIANRTMILFLIMLPAIGITERHGLMEQMGHLISKLRAATPGRIAYIYQLIREVFVAIGIRIGGHAAFVRPLIYPMARGSIGEAEINEDDEEQIKAMTAASENIGNFFAQNVFPASAGLLLIQGVMGEMGFELNLTSLAKAAIPMAIVAAIYGFIYFMILDRRFKGVSK comes from the coding sequence ATGGCTTGGTTGCCTATTTTAGGAGTTTTAATCGTTGTTTTAGGTTTAGCTTTGGGAAGTAAATTCAACATTAATCCTCTTATATCTGTTCTTTTAGGTGGTTTTGTTTCTGGACTATTAGGTGGATTAAGTGTAGTGCAGATTCTTGAGGTAATTGGTTCATCTTTTATTGCTAATAGAACTATGATTCTATTTTTAATTATGTTACCTGCTATCGGGATCACCGAAAGACATGGTCTTATGGAACAAATGGGGCATTTAATATCTAAATTAAGAGCAGCTACTCCTGGAAGAATAGCTTATATCTACCAACTTATACGAGAGGTTTTTGTGGCAATAGGCATAAGAATAGGAGGACATGCAGCATTCGTAAGACCTTTAATTTATCCGATGGCAAGAGGATCTATAGGAGAGGCTGAAATTAATGAGGATGATGAAGAACAAATCAAAGCCATGACAGCTGCCTCAGAAAATATAGGAAATTTCTTTGCTCAAAACGTTTTTCCTGCCTCAGCTGGACTACTGTTAATTCAAGGAGTTATGGGTGAAATGGGCTTTGAGTTAAATTTAACTAGTTTAGCAAAAGCTGCCATTCCTATGGCTATAGTTGCGGCTATCTATGGATTTATTTACTTTATGATCCTAGATAGACGATTCAAAGGGGTGAGCAAATAA